In Treponema primitia ZAS-2, a genomic segment contains:
- a CDS encoding lysoplasmalogenase family protein gives MYSLFFLVTGSISFLVSDTVLAYYNTVKTMTKYPLALVMSTYVIAQGGIILGCINLR, from the coding sequence ATGTATTCCCTATTTTTTCTTGTTACGGGATCAATCAGTTTTCTGGTTTCAGATACCGTATTGGCATATTATAATACGGTAAAAACAATGACAAAATATCCCCTTGCCCTGGTTATGTCAACTTATGTTATTGCCCAGGGCGGAATAATTCTTGGCTGCATTAATCTAAGATAA
- a CDS encoding alpha/beta hydrolase codes for MDTKLILTFLDELNKNNSLKWFILIFNTCLALSPASAIAGTNDELPHYWETSGKTSKGVIIVAHGLNVKPSKMGAPETEGTLVKFLLDSGYNVYRVTLTGHSGLIETMQNVTESDWLSDAYIQYCEAKLFAERAGVPLYLLGFSLGALVFEHLMNENTVTPVQFEKAILFSPAIAVKTKAKTVLLLQPFTNDSSIINSVSPEEYRAQRGTSMRAYKNIFNMEEALCSASFSKNNIDTILFIDKNDELVSIRTLRNRINQYKLTNWNILEISNSGAVIKPKYHHLLIDNRCVSASTWQYITGSITDFLE; via the coding sequence ATGGATACAAAATTAATTTTAACATTTTTGGACGAATTGAATAAAAACAATAGCCTGAAATGGTTTATTCTCATATTTAACACTTGTTTGGCCCTAAGCCCGGCCTCGGCGATAGCTGGCACAAATGACGAATTGCCGCATTATTGGGAAACAAGCGGTAAAACCTCAAAAGGTGTTATAATTGTTGCCCATGGACTGAATGTAAAACCATCAAAAATGGGCGCCCCTGAAACAGAGGGAACCCTTGTTAAGTTTTTGCTTGATTCAGGGTACAATGTTTACCGTGTAACCCTTACGGGGCATTCCGGTTTAATTGAAACGATGCAGAATGTAACTGAGTCAGATTGGCTTTCTGATGCATATATTCAATATTGTGAAGCCAAACTTTTTGCAGAACGTGCCGGCGTACCGCTGTATTTATTGGGCTTTTCCCTTGGGGCATTGGTTTTTGAGCATTTAATGAATGAAAATACAGTAACGCCGGTACAATTTGAAAAGGCCATTCTTTTTTCCCCTGCAATAGCTGTAAAAACCAAGGCTAAAACAGTATTACTATTACAGCCATTTACCAATGATTCTTCGATAATAAACAGCGTTAGTCCGGAAGAATATAGAGCCCAGCGCGGTACTTCCATGAGGGCATATAAAAATATATTTAATATGGAAGAAGCATTATGCAGCGCTTCTTTTTCTAAAAATAATATTGATACAATACTATTCATTGATAAAAATGATGAATTGGTGAGCATAAGAACTTTGAGAAACAGAATTAATCAATATAAACTTACAAATTGGAATATATTGGAAATATCAAATAGCGGCGCTGTTATTAAACCGAAATACCATCACTTGCTTATAGACAATAGATGTGTTTCTGCTTCTACGTGGCAGTATATAACCGGTTCAATAACTGATTTTCTTGAATAA
- a CDS encoding TatD family hydrolase — protein sequence MRIIDIGVNLMNAAFDRDRDAVTAAAEAAGVGPLVITGSNTESSAAAAVYAEKHRGKCYATAGVHPHNARFWEESAGKIRSLTAGKGAVDKVIVAVGECGLDYNRDFSPRDKQRRCFEDQIQLAVELGMPLFLHERDAFEDFSALIRKYRKDIPRLVVHCFTGGERELEAYLELGAYIGMTCWLCDERRGAHLVPLLKKIPPDKLMFETDAPYLTPGNLPPTVKPDEKPGRKRNKPEYLVHVVKFAAQVLGKDTEILAKETFDNTVWVFNL from the coding sequence ATGCGTATAATTGATATAGGCGTCAATTTAATGAACGCCGCTTTTGACCGGGACCGGGACGCCGTTACAGCGGCTGCTGAGGCGGCGGGTGTTGGCCCCCTGGTGATCACCGGGAGCAACACGGAAAGCAGCGCTGCCGCCGCTGTTTATGCGGAAAAGCACCGGGGAAAATGCTACGCCACTGCGGGGGTCCATCCCCACAATGCCCGTTTCTGGGAAGAGTCTGCCGGGAAAATCCGCAGCCTTACTGCCGGGAAAGGCGCCGTAGATAAGGTAATTGTTGCGGTAGGCGAATGCGGCCTGGACTACAACAGGGATTTTTCCCCCAGGGATAAACAGCGCCGCTGTTTTGAGGATCAGATACAGCTTGCAGTGGAATTGGGTATGCCCCTCTTCCTCCATGAACGTGATGCCTTTGAAGATTTTTCAGCCCTTATAAGAAAATACCGCAAGGATATACCTCGTTTGGTGGTTCACTGTTTTACCGGCGGGGAGCGTGAGCTGGAAGCATACCTTGAACTCGGTGCTTATATAGGCATGACTTGCTGGCTCTGCGACGAGCGGCGCGGCGCCCACCTTGTCCCACTGCTGAAAAAAATCCCCCCAGATAAACTAATGTTTGAGACCGACGCGCCCTATCTGACTCCCGGAAATTTGCCCCCCACCGTGAAACCTGATGAAAAACCGGGAAGGAAGCGCAATAAGCCGGAATACCTTGTGCACGTAGTTAAATTTGCAGCACAGGTCCTGGGGAAAGACACAGAGATTCTGGCAAAAGAAACATTTGATAACACGGTATGGGTTTTTAATTTATAA